The following proteins come from a genomic window of Chanos chanos chromosome 15, fChaCha1.1, whole genome shotgun sequence:
- the LOC115828340 gene encoding uncharacterized protein CXorf21 homolog translates to MLGEAFLQLLPYRRDNTETTAHQDGHSPAGPDPGAWARVDPRTPGSPLTPRAVTGVSMGSWWEVGRQEAREQPGPRLTSAPSSALNIPSGLSDNYGGLELYRSWCCPTLCRDYPDLQLAGDQLGDRSSQSPRWESPRADGPLLQSEDLGFMETLSEPHQQNDPPAQQDKGYMEMENSMGGWERLSSSMLNGYLETKLLEVYCQHMQDSLARCSSSLGAAVMPTLVPARLEVPDGQADTQEECLDSTSTQNSVRYLSTCSAPVTSHFSSPELRISQPSASGQKLQLPAAQGQTLNSQHTKACIAPANLKASGQPS, encoded by the exons ATGCTCGGGGAGGCATTTCTGCAGCTCCTTCCATACAGACGTGACAACACAGAAACGACTGCACATCAGGATGGTCACAGTCCCGCAGGTCCTGACCCCGGGGCCTGGGCGCGTGTGGACCCTCGGACCCCGGGCTCACCTCTGACCCCTCGCGCAGTGACAGGTGTGAGCATGGGGAGCTGgtgggagg ttgggAGACAAGAGGCCCGGGAGCAGCCTGGGCCTCGCCTCACGTCAGCGCCCAGCTCTGCCCTCAACATCCCCAGTGGCCTGTCGGACAACTACGGGGGCCTGGAGCTGTACCGTTCCTGGTGCTGTCCCACTCTCTGCAGAGATTACCCAGACCTGCAGCTGGCCGGGGACCAGCTGGGGGACCGCAGCTCTCAGAGTCCGCGCTGGGAGAGCCCCCGGGCCGACGGGCCGCTTCTCCAGTCCGAGGACCTGGGCTTCATGGAGACCCTGTCCGAGCCACACCAACAGAATGACCCCCCCGCCCAGCAGGATAAGGGCTACATGGAGATGGAGAACAGCATGGGGGGCTGGGAGCGGCTGTCCAGCTCCATGCTGAACGGTTACCTGGAGACGAAGCTGCTGGAGGTGTACTGTCAACACATGCAGGACAGCCTGGCGCGCTGTAGCTCCTCTCTGGGCGCGGCCGTCATGCCAACGCTCGTGCCTGCCAGGCTGGAGGTGCCCGACGGGCAGGCAGACACTCAGGAGGAGTGTTTGGACTCTACCTCCACCCAAAACAGCGTACGCTACCTGAGCACATGTTCAGCCCCCGTGACCTCGCACTTCAGCTCACCTGAACTCCGCATCTCGCAGCCCAGCGCCTCCGGTCAAAAACTACAACTTCCAGCAGCCCAAGGCCAAACTCTCAACTCTCAACACACAAAAGCCTGCATCGCTCCTGCAAACCTGAAGGCCTCTGGTCAACCCTCATGA
- the hmgn7 gene encoding high mobility group nucleosomal binding domain 7: MPKRKGTDGEVKEEPQRRSARLSAKPAPPKPEPKPKKTAKKEKEVNDKKEEKKPKAKPEETKEENQSENGESKTNEVEKTPEAEPEPEKEEPKTE; this comes from the exons ATGCCCAAGAGAAAG gGAACTGATGGTGAGGTGAAGGAGGAG ccGCAGAGAAGATCTGCCCGGTTATCAGCG AAACCTGCTCCTCCCAAGCCTGAAcccaaacccaaaaaaacagccaag aaagagaaagaagtgaatgacaaaaaggaggagaagaaaccCAAGGCAAAGCCGGAGGAAACCAAGGAAGAGAACCAGTCAGAAAACGGAGAGAGTAAGACTAATgag GTCGAGAAAACTCCAGAGGCGGAGCCTGAGCCCGAGAAGGAGGAGCCTAAGACTGAGTAG
- the brwd3 gene encoding bromodomain and WD repeat-containing protein 3, with amino-acid sequence MAAEQCSQIESELYYLIVRFLQSGPCKKSAQILLEELEEYELIPKRWSWDGKQYKRNFQDWVALNQHIPADYLLRVCERVGPLVDQHIPPSVPGVRSLLGTGRQSLLRTTKSCSRALWSGSAVAALHRGRPPEPPVFSITLPSLVSIMSGRQATGTARFGHALPPCTYQHMKMHRRILGHLSSVYCVAFDRTGRRIFTGSDDCLVKIWVTDDGRLLSTLRGHAAEISDMTVNYENTMLASASCDKVIRVWCLRTCAPITVLQGHTASITSIQFSPSACGSSRTLASTGADGMVCFWQWNALTMKFIDRPVKFLERSRPGVQISCCSFSSGGMFLTTGSTDHVIRVYYLGSETPIKLSELDAHMDKVVAVQFCNNSDSLRFVSGSRDGTARVWQYQQQQWRGLTLDMSTRLPGSAVVSGEDKSTKLVVTMVAWDRSDRMVITAVSNYLLKVWNSSTGQLLHVLSGHDDEVFVLEAHPFDTRIMLSAGHDGNIYIWDLSKGTKIRNFFNMIEGQGHGAVFDCKFSADGQHFACTDSHGHLLIFGFGCSRTYEKIPDQMFFHTDFRPLIRDSNNYVLDEQTQQAPHLMPPPFLVDVDGNPHPPHYQRLVPGRENCKEEQLVPQLGYMANGDGEVVEQVIGQQTAEEGREESPLDDLIRQLQHQQDEHLNSGNQPAGGEVGEGLLSPPNVGLRRSGQVEGVRQMHSNAPRSQMATERDLLAWSRRVVVNEVHPGVFRVMEESRLAKGDVERSLYNTEKRRKPAPSTPASEPVAECVRSLRRTQRKQQQKRHTYQTRSARERRRSTHTLSRTHSADSLMDSDSDAEQEEQLENSDDVSSDGESRWQSDSSSSDSSSEYSDWTADAGINLQPPKRPIRRPVRVQGSSSSEEEGEGQREGDEERKKKQMEKKKKPKQTKQRPLAGADTEEWLPPSWIMETIPRRSPFVPQMGDELIYFRQGHQAYVRAVRRAKAYSVNPQKQPWNKLDLRDQESVKVVGIKYEVGPPTLCCLKLAFLDPISGKMTNESFSLKYHDMPDVIDFLVLQQFYNEAKERNWQPGARFRSIIDDAWWFGTVENQQPYQPEYPDSLFQCYTVRWDNGEREKMSPWDMEPIPDEAPVPEEVGDGVPVTEDELQSLLYQPQEGEWGAHIRDEECERVITAIDQLLTLDVAKAFSCPVDLRDYPLYCTVVAYPTDLSTIRRRLVHRFYRRISALMWEVRYIEHNARTFNEPQSPIVTAAKTVTDVLLRFIGDQSCCDILDLYSKVKAELSSAAEEDEEVDVDSDTPGTSTGQRRGNSAPQKRGVVLDVNAWNGQCRELLRRMIDSPDSEPFRQPVDLFAYPDYRDIIDTPMDLGTVSETLVAGNYENPMEFAKDVRLIFSNSKAYTPNKKSRIYSMTLSLSAFFEHHIISIISDYKSAVQNQKRSQQRLNYSKRLQSSSPVSPRGKSKSSKKPKLTKQSQHTPPSRTRPQRACQAGFNAALADEDSQPSSSSSSSSSSSSSSSGQPGTDRVTRSRTIPKKTSDGLCNGALTNGARRSNRRTAARTLEEEVSGSDSSASSSSSSSSTSSSSSSSSSSSSSESEDSDVELGKFPDGGGDHDYSKAPRLSHRSKGKSAPGAGAGPGASPSAGTSHKRKGGQEPPGRIKRARRAEQQVEEEEEEEEPEEEEEPDEEEEELDEEEEELDEEEEELDEEEEEEPRKTATRTSAGNQRSNQRTGKSGRVNTRNQGRRTVLYNDDSDEEGPTADPLNLGMSRSGRVRRMTERARVSHLMGWTH; translated from the exons ATGGCAGCGGAACAGTGTTCACAAATCGAATCCG AGCTGTATTACCTGATAGTCAGATTTCTCCAGTCGGGACCATGTAAAAAGTCGGCTCAG ATCCtgctggaggagctggaggaatATGAG CTGATCCCGAAACGGTGGAGTTGGGATGGAAAACAATATAAACGAAACTTTCAAGACTGG gTGGCACTGAACCAGCATATTCCAGCGGACTACCTGCTGCGAGTCTGTGAGCGAGTTGGGCCTCTGGTTGACCAACACATTCCTCCCAGTGTGCCTGGAGTCCGCAGCTTACTGGGCACGGGAAGACAGTCCTTATTGCGCAccacaaaga gttgttCTCGTGCGTTATGGAGTGGGTCTGCTGTGGCCGCCCTACACAGGGGTCGACCTCCAGAACCCCCGGTCTTCAGTATTACTCTGCCCAGCCTAG TATCTATAATGTCCGGTCGCCAGGCAACAGGCACTGCCCGTTTTGGCCACGCCCTCCCCCCCTGCACATATCAACACATGAAGATGCATCGGCGAATCCTAGGCCATCTTTCCTCTGTGTACTGCGTGGCCTTTGATCGCACCGGCAGACGCATCTTCACG ggTTCAGATGACTGTTTGGTGAAGATCTGGGTGACGGATGACGGGCGTCTCCTGTCGACCCTGCGTGGGCATGCAGCGGAGATTTCGGACATGACGGTGAATTATGAGAACACCATGTTGGCGTCGGCCAGCTGTGATAAAGTCATACGTGTGTGGTGCCTGCGTACCTGTGCGCCGATCACCGTCCTGCAGGGACACACAGCCTCCATTACAtccatacag TTTTCTCCATCAGCGTGCGGTTCTTCTCGGACCCTGGCCTCCACGGGGGCAGACGGAATGGTCTGTTTCTGGCAGTGGAACGCTCTGACCATGAAGTTCAT TGACCGGCCAGTGAAGTTTCTTGAACGTTCACGTCCAGGTGTTCAGATCTCCTGCTGCTCCTTCAGCTCTG GTGGCATGTTCCTGACCACCGGAAGCACAGATCATGTGATCAGAGTCTACTACCTTGGCTCCGAGACCCCCATTAAACTCTCGGAGCTTGACGCCcacatg GATAAGGTTGTTGCTGTGCAGTTTTGTAACAACAGTGACAG tctGAGGTTTGTGAGTGGGAGCCGGGACGGGACGGCACGGGTTTGGCAgtaccagcagcagcagtggaggGGTCTGACCCTGGATATGAGCACTCGATTACCAGG GAGTGCTGTGGTGTCTGGAGAGGACAAGTCGACTAAGCTAGTGGTAACCATGGTAGCGTGGGACCGGAGTGACCGCATGGTTATCACTGCCGTGTCAAACTACCTGCTCAAAGTCTGGAACTCCTCAACTGGCCAGCTACTGCACGTGCTCTCT GGTCATGATGATGAGGTGTTTGTACTGGAGGCCCACCCCTTTGACACGCGGATCATGCTGTCTGCTGGTCACGACGGCAACATCTACATCTGGGATCTCAGCAAAGGCACCAAGATCCGCAACTTCTTCAACATG attgaGGGACAGGGACATggggctgtgtttgactgtaagTTCTCGGCTGATGGTCAACACTTTGCCTGTACCGACTCACACGGTCACCTGCTCATCTTCGGCTTTGGCTGCAGCCGGACCTATGAAAAG ATTCCAGACCAAATGTTCTTCCATACCGACTTCCGACCGCTAATACGGGATTCCAACAACTACGTTCTTGACGAGCAGACGCAGCAAGCCCCCCACCTCATGCCCCCACCCTTCCTGGTGGATGTTGATGGAAACCCACACCCCCCTCATTACCAGCGCCTGGTACCAGGCCGAGAGAACTGCAAGGAGGAGCAGCTTGTGCCCCAGCTAGGCTACATGGCTAATG GTGATGGGGAAGTGGTTGAGCAGGTGATTGGTCAGCAAACAGCAGAGGAAGGGCGGGAAGAGAGCCCATTGGACGACCTCATCAGACAACTGCAGCACCAGCAAGATGAGCACCTCAACTCAGGAAATCAGCCAGCAG GTggagaggtgggggaggggctgcTGTCGCCCCCTAACGTGGGCCTGCGGAGGAGTGGGCAGGTGGAGGGTGTGCGTCAGATGCACAGTAACGCCCCGCGCAGTCAGatggccacagagagagacctgctggCCTGGAGCCGCAGAGTGGTGGTTAACGAGGTCCATCCAGGGGTCTTCAG GGTGATGGAGGAGAGCAGGCTGGCCAAAGGAGATGTAGAGCGATCACTgtacaacacagaaaagaggagaaaacctGCACCCAGCACACCAGCA AGTGAGCCAGTGGCGGAGTGTGTTCGCTCATTACGGAGGACGCAGCgcaaacagcaacagaaacgACACACGTATCAGACACGGTCAGCCCGCGAGAGACGgcgcagcacacacacactctcacgcacacacagcgcAGACAGCCTCATGGACTCCGACAGTGACGCAGAG caGGAGGAGCAGTTGGAGAACAGTGATGATGTGTCGTCTGATGGAGAGTCTCGGTGGCAGAGTGACAGCAGCTCCAG TGATTCTTCCAGTGAGTACTCTGATTGGACAGCAGATGCAGGGATCAACTTACAGCCTCCGAAGCGGCCAATCAGACGGCCAGTGCGTGTCCAAGGCAGCAGCAGctctgaggaggagggagaggggcaAAGAGAGGGTGATGAGGAAcggaagaaaaaacagatggagaagaagaaaaaacccaaacagacaaaacagagg CCACTGGCGGGTGCGGACACTGAGGAGTGGTTGCCCCCGTCATGGATCATGGAGACAATTCCTCGCCGCTCACCCTTCGTACCACAGATGGGTGACGAG TTGATATATTTTCGGCAGGGTCACCAGGCGTACGTACGAGCAGTGCGGCGTGCCAAAGCATACAGTGTCAACCCTCAGAAACAGCCGTGGAACAAACTGGACCTCAGG GATCAGGAGTCAGTGAAGGTTGTGGGTATTAAATATGAGGTTGGCCCTCCTACTCTGTGCTGCCTCAAACTGGCCTTCCTCGACCCCATCTCAGGAAAGATGACCAACGAGTCCTTCAGCCTCAA GTATCATGACATGCCTGATGTCATTGATTTTTTGGTGCTACAACAGTTTTACAATGAAGCTAAAGAACGCAACTGGCAGCCAG gTGCGCGTTTCCGTAGCATTATTGACGACGCTTGGTGGTTCGGTACGGTGGAGAACCAGCAGCCCTATCAGCCAGAGTACCCAGACAGTCTCTTCCAGTGCTACACTGTCAG GTGGGATAacggagagcgagagaagatgAGTCCATGGGACATGGAGCCAATTCCTGATGAAG CTCCAGTCCCAGAGGAGGTTGGTGATGGTGTCCCGGTAACGGAGGATGAGCTCCAGTCTCTGCTGTACCAGCCTCAGGAGGGAGAGTGGGGAGCACACATACGGgatgaagagtgtgagagagtcatCACAGCCATCGACCAGCTCCTTACACTgg aCGTAGCCAAAGCCTTCTCCTGCCCGGTGGATCTGAGGGATTACCCACTCTACTGCACTGTGGTCGCTTATCCAACAGACCTCAGTACCATCAGACGACGCCTGGTACACCGCTTCTACag gaggatTTCTGCGTTGATGTGGGAGGTTCGTTACATTGAGCACAACGCCAGAACCTTTAACGAGCCTCAGAGTCCCATTGTCACAGCGGCCAAGACTGTCACTGATGTTCTCCTCCGTTTCATCGG ggacCAGAGCTGCTGTGACATACTGGACCTGTACAGTAAGGTGAAGGCAGAGCTGAGCAGTGCCGCAGAGGAGGAT gagGAAGTGGACGTTGATTCGGACACTCCGGGCACGTCGAcgggacagaga CGGGGTAATTCCGCGCCTCAGAAACGGGGCGTGGTCCTGGACGTCAACGCCTGGAATGGTCAGTGTCGGGAGCTGCTCCGAAGAATGATTGACAGCCCAGATTCCGAGCCGTTCCGCCAGCCCGTCGACCTTTTTGCATATCCG gATTACAGGGACATTATTGACACGCCGATGGATCTGGGCACAGTTTCCGAGACTTTGGTCGCGGGGAACTATGAGAACCCGATGGAGTTTGCCAAAGATGTTCGACTTATCTTCAGTAACTCCAAGGCGTACACACCCAACAAAAAGTCCAGG ATTTACAGCATGACTCTGAGTCTGTCCGCATTCTTCGAACATCACATAATCTCCATAATCTCGGATTACAAATCTGCCGTTCAGAATCAAAAGAGGAGTCAGCAGAGACTGAACTACAGCAAGAGATTACAGAGCTCATCTCCAGTCAg CCCTAGAGGGAAGAGTAAGTCCAGTAAAAAACCCAAACTCACCAAGCAGTCCCAGCACACGCCCCCCTCCAGAACCCGCCCACAGAGAGCCTGCcaag caGGGTTTAATGCTGCTCTTGCTGATGAGGACAGTCAGCCTTCATCTTCgtcatcatcttcatcctcctcatcctcttcctcatcaggACAACCAGGAACAGACAGAGTTACACGCAGTCGAACCATACCTAAAAAGACCTCAG ACGGCCTGTGTAACGGAGCTTTGACAAACGGCGCACGGCGCTCTAACAGACGGACGGCCGCTCGCACGCTGGAGGAAGAAGTCTCTGGGTCAGACAGCTCTGCGTCCTCGTCTTCATCTTCGTCCTCAACCTCTTCCTCGTCCTcttcatcgtcgtcgtcatcatcctCTGAGAGCGAGGACAGTGACGTTGAGTTGGGTAAATTCCCGGATGGTGGTGGTGACCATGACTACAGTAAAGCCCCTCGCCTGTCCCACAGGAGCAAAGGCAAATCTGCCCCCGGCGCCGGTGCCGGTCCCGGTGCCAGTCCCAGCGCCGGCACCAGCCACAAACGAAAAGGAGGGCAGGAACCACCGGGCCGCATCAAACGGGCTCGCAGGGCGGAGCAGCaggtggaggaagaagaggaggaagaggaacctgaggaagaggaggagccagatgaggaagaggaggagctcgacgaggaagaggaggagctcgatgaggaagaggaggagctcgacgaggaggaagaggaggagccgAGAAAGACGGCGACGCGGACGTCGGCGGGAAACCAGAGGTCAAATCAGAGAACTGGAAAATCGGGCCGTGTGAACACCCGTAACCAAGGACGACGGACCGTTCTGTACAATGATGACTCAGATGAGGAGGGTCCGACCGCGGACCCCCTGAATTTGGGCATGTCGCGTTCGGGAAGGGTGCGGCGTATGACAGAGAGGGCGAGGGTCAGTCATCTGATGGGCTGGACACACTGA